The genome window ATCTTTTCGAGATTCATTTCCATTTTTTGCAATAGTTACGGCAAATATAGAGTGTATTTCTCCGCCGGAAAAGAGTTTTTCTTTTCACATCCGGTTTCAGGCGTCTCTTTCCGCCTAACCCTGACCCGCTCCCGCCTCCGGACTGATCATGATAACACCGCGTCTTCATTTCCGGAGCCTTCATATTTTCTTCTTTTTCTTTACGCGGATATCGGTAAATTTGGAGCCGGTTATCATTTTAATAACCGGAATTTATCAATTTGATAAATAAATGCCTGCTAAACCGTACATAATACCGCTTATTCCCCTTATTAGCGGCTGGTAAATTTCAGGTACAATTATTGCCGTGTGAAAGTATTTATCATAAAACTTATATTTAACCGGAGTTACTTAAATGGCTGGTATCATTACCGACTCAAAACCAATCTCCCAAAGTAACGGGAATAATAAGAACTATCTGCCCGAATTGTCAGTCCTTACCTCACTCTTCTTTATGTGGGGATTCCTGACCAGTCTTAACGATATTCTTATCCCCCATCTTCAGAACGTCTTTTCGCTGAGCTACTTTGAATCCATGCTCGTGCAGTTTACCTTTTTTCTCGCTTACTTCCTCATCTCCCTCCCGTCAGGATGGATTGTTGAAAAGGTAGGATATAAAAGAGGCATTATCATCGGTCTGGTAACAGCCGGTATAGGAACACTTATTTTTTATCCTGCAGCCGGCATGAGATCGTACCCGGTTTTCCTTACTGCATTTTTTATTCTTGCATCGGGTATCACCCTTCTTCAGGTTGCGGCAAATCCCTATGTAACAATTCTTGGCAAGCAGGAAACAGCTTCCTCACGGCTGAACCTTACACAGGCATTTAACTCGCTCGGCACCACCATTGCTCCTTACTTTGGTTCCTTGCTTATCCTCTCAACCGCGGTTAAGACAGCAGATGAAATGGCCAAGATGTCAGCCGCTGACCTTGAAGCATACAAAATAGCTGAAGCAGCAGCAGTGCAGCAGCCTTACCTCTGGCTTGCAGCAGTTCTCCTGCTGATTGCGGCAATATTTGCTTTCATTAAACTTCCGCAGGTTGAAGCCGGTTCAATGGATGAAGAAAATGACGGCTCGGCAAAGTATGACCATAAACACGAAAGTGCCTGGCAGTACCGCCATCTCATTCTCGGAGCAATTGGTATCTTTGTATATGTGGGCGCGGAAGTAGCCATCGGCAGTTTTCTTGTTAAGTATTTTGTTTTCCTTGACGGCACTCTCAGCGAACTGGATGCCGGCAAGATGGTTTCCTTCTACTGGGGCGGTGCAATGGTCGGACGCTTCATCGGTTCAGGTATTCAAAGGATGATTAAACCCGGCACCGTGCTCGGTTTTAATGCTATTGCTGCTGCTGTGCTGGTTGTTGTTTCAATGTTCACCGACGGGCAGATTGCAATCTGGTCAATGCTGCTTGTGGGCCTGTTT of Ignavibacteriales bacterium contains these proteins:
- the fucP gene encoding L-fucose:H+ symporter permease; the encoded protein is MAGIITDSKPISQSNGNNKNYLPELSVLTSLFFMWGFLTSLNDILIPHLQNVFSLSYFESMLVQFTFFLAYFLISLPSGWIVEKVGYKRGIIIGLVTAGIGTLIFYPAAGMRSYPVFLTAFFILASGITLLQVAANPYVTILGKQETASSRLNLTQAFNSLGTTIAPYFGSLLILSTAVKTADEMAKMSAADLEAYKIAEAAAVQQPYLWLAAVLLLIAAIFAFIKLPQVEAGSMDEENDGSAKYDHKHESAWQYRHLILGAIGIFVYVGAEVAIGSFLVKYFVFLDGTLSELDAGKMVSFYWGGAMVGRFIGSGIQRMIKPGTVLGFNAIAAAVLVVVSMFTDGQIAIWSMLLVGLFNSIMFPTIFSLAIHGLGKHTGQASGILCMAIVGGAIVPVLQGLIADSIGIHQAFFLPVICYMFIVYYGFSGSKPSFVK